The Rhipicephalus sanguineus isolate Rsan-2018 chromosome 7, BIME_Rsan_1.4, whole genome shotgun sequence genome includes a window with the following:
- the LOC119400183 gene encoding protein lifeguard 1, which translates to MSAPQVPYPHQAPYPPQQPSFPQMPYDPPPPYNPHAGNDGYPQPGWITTPQAPQQPPPQPQQPQATVFNPAAQGYVKQGSTYVPTGQPGVVPPAGYYPPGGQPAAPGGYYNGTTQQPMPGGYYPGQPAPPPGANQGYYGATGYPGGNTVVVREQTQETSRMDDLAKCCLGTCCLTWFCCWLTD; encoded by the exons ATGTCTGCACCCCAAGTCCCTTACCCCCACCAGGCCCCCTACCCTCCCCAGCAGCCTTCATTTCCCCAGATGCCCTATGATCCCCCACCACCGTACAACCCGCACGCGGGCAATGACGGATACCCACAGCCGGGATGGATTACGACGCCACAGGCACCGCAGCAGCCCCCACCTCAACCGCAGCAGCCACAGGCTACCGTCTTCAACCCAGCAGCTCAG GGTTACGTAAAGCAAGGGTCGACCTACGTGCCCACTGGTCAGCCTGGCGTCGTGCCACCAGCAGGGTACTACCCACCGGGGGGTCAGCCAGCGGCCCCCGGCGGCTACTACAATGGCACCACGCAGCAGCCCATGCCAGGTGGCTACTACCCCGGACAACCTGCGCCACCTCCGGGTGCTAATCAGGGATACTATGGTGCAACGGGTTACCCCGGGGGCAACACAGT CGTCGTCCGTGAACAGACCCAGGAGACAAGCCGCATGGACGACTTGGCAAAGTGCTGCCTCGGCACCTGCTGCCTGACGTGGTTCTGCTGTTGGCTGACGGACTAG
- the LOC119400182 gene encoding DCN1-like protein 3, whose protein sequence is MGNALCCCLGQDASTGDHPLKFLDPACSKGGATGVTNSQAAATATGPAYGAGASTTPTGGGGVLASTVASTPATTPTGIAGLLANSAAATSESNVSASTAPAAPRTSIGERFMFYPRLQRDAGRRGTFEPRHSEARAAALFEKYRDPEEDAVLAEGIVRLCDDLGVRPEEFRVLLLAWKFGAQQMCRFTRDEFLGGCRALRADSVSAIQVRFPELLAEAREPARFRDLYRFTFRFGLESGQRTLPTDMAAQLWRLVFSQEPPAVLERWLAFLESHPEVRGITSDTWNMFLHFAETAGRDLSTYDDSEAWPSLFDDFVEYENDQTNQNVLHQVNKGGSDVKAE, encoded by the coding sequence ATGGGGAACGCGCTGTGCTGCTGCCTCGGCCAGGACGCGTCCACAGGCGACCACCCGCTAAAGTTTCTCGATCCGGCGTGCTCAAAGGGCGGAGCCACGGGTGTTACCAACAGCCAGGCTGCTGCCACCGCCACGGGTCCCGCCTACGGGGCGGGTGCCTCCACCACACCCACTGGCGGTGGCGGTGTCCTGGCTTCCACGGTTGCCAGCACTCCAGCAACTACACCGACCGGCATTGCCGGTCTCCTCGCCAACTCGGCCGCGGCCACCTCGGAGTCCAACGTGTCCGCCTCGACAGCTCCGGCAGCACCACGGACCAGCATTGGCGAGCGGTTTATGTTCTACCCCCGCCTCCAGCGGGATGCGGGACGTCGGGGCACGTTCGAGCCGCGGCACTCGGAGGCACGCGCTGCCGCGCTCTTCGAGAAGTACCGGGACCCTGAAGAGGACGCCGTGCTTGCCGAGGGCATCGTGCGCCTCTGCGATGACCTCGGCGTGAGGCCCGAGGAGTTCCGCGTTCTCCTCCTTGCGTGGAAGTTTGGTGCCCAGCAGATGTGCCGGTTCACAAGGGACGAGTTCCTCGGTGGCTGCCGCGCCCTCCGTGCCGACTCGGTGTCAGCCATCCAGGTGCGGTTTCCAGAACTCCTGGCCGAGGCTCGGGAACCAGCCCGGTTCCGCGACCTCTACCGCTTCACATTCCGTTTCGGACTCGAGTCCGGCCAGCGCACGCTGCCGACGGACATGGCGGCACAGCTGTGGCGCCTCGTGTTCTCCCAGGAGCCGCCGGCGGTGCTTGAGCGCTGGCTGGCATTCCTCGAGAGCCACCCCGAGGTGCGCGGCATCACGAGCGACACGTGGAACATGTTTTTGCACTTTGCCGAGACGGCGGGCCGCGACCTCAGCACGTACGACGACTCTGAGGCGTGGCCCAGCCTGTTTGATGACTTTGTGGAGTACGAGAATGACCAGACAAACCAGAATGTGCTCCACCAGGTGAACAAAGGCGGCAGTGATGTGAAGGCCGAGTGA